The Salvelinus alpinus chromosome 30, SLU_Salpinus.1, whole genome shotgun sequence genomic interval actttcaactccctccaaagattttctatggggttgagatctggagactggctaggccactccaggaccttgaaatgcttcttacgaagccactccttcgttgcccgggcggtgtgtttgggatcattgtcatgctgaaagactcagccatgtttcatcttcaatgcccttgctgatggaaggaggttttcactcaaaatctcacgatacatggccccatccattctttcctttacacggatcagtcgtcctggtccctttgcagaaaaacagccccaaagcatgatgtttccacccccatgcttcacagtaggtatggtgttctttggatgcaactcagcattctttgttctccaaacacgacgagttgagtttttaccaaaaagttatattttggtttcatctgaccatatgacattctcccaatcttcttctggatcatccaaatgctctctagcaaacttcagacgggcctggacatgtactggcttaagcagggggaaacgtctggcactgcaggatttgagtccctggcggcgtagtgtgttactggtggtaggctttgttactttggtcccagctctctgcaggtcattcactaggtccccccgtgtggttctgggatttttccccaccgttcttgtgatcattttgaccccacggggtgagatcttgcgtggagccccagatcgagggagattatcagtggtcttgtatgtcttccatttcctaataattgctcccacagttgatttcttcaaaccaagctgcttacctattgcagattcagtcttcccagcctggtgcaggtctacaattttgtttctggtgtcctttgacagctctttggtcttggccatagtggagtttggagtgtgactgtttgaggttgtggacaggtgtcttttatactgataacaagttcaaacaggtgccattaatacaggtaacaagtggaagacagaggagcctcttaaagaagaagttacaggtctgtgagagccagaaatcttgcttgtttgtaggtgaccaaatacttattttccaccataatttgcaaataaattcattaaaaatcctacaatgtgattttctggatttttttttctcattttgtctgtcatagttgaagtgtacctatgatgaaagttacaggcctctctcatctttttaagtgggagaacttgcacaattggtggctgactaaatacttttttgccccactgtacatatacacacacacacccatacatatatacatatgcacatatacacatacatacatatacatacacaaacaTTCATGCCCCAGAATAATAATCTACACTAATTtaaaatatacacatacataatAGTAAAATGCAAGAGAAAATAATTATAaagtacaaataataataataattatatgtaCGCACACCTACACAGACACTACAGAGGGCTGGTGGGGATCTAAATCAGGAGAGCGGCCCTCGGCTAAAACAAAGGCAGAACGGCACAAAACATCAACTTGCTATACAGGTGTCTGTGTCTGCCCCTTCCCAACCATCACCCCCAGTCCCCTGCAAGCAATAAATAAATGGTATTGTAATAACAATAAATGTAagaattgaaaaataaataacgaaacaaaacaaaaaaatgggGGAATATAAGTATATTCATCCGAAAGTTTCAATGATCAAACCTGGAAGGCATCCCAAATAGGCATCGCTCTGAACACAGCCAGAATGAAAGTGACTTTAACTGAGAGCTCTGACCGCCCTCCACAGCATCTTACATGTTCGGTAGCCCTTGTTGAGACCGTTCAATACGGTTTCACCCGTTATGGTATAGTATGGATTCGATTCCATGAGCAGACCCTAACCCACAATGACAAGGCACTCTAACCTGTACGGGGGATTGGCGTATGTTCCCGGATAAACTTCTCTGCGTCCAAAACCGAGGAGAGCCAAATCTTCTCACCGGAAGGCGGGGTAATTCTTAGTCTTGCAGGGAAGAGCAAGGCTGGGCGAAGATGGAGTTTGTAGAGTTTGGTCATGACATCTCTGTAGTCGCCGCGGTGCTTTGCCACATCGGGCGCATAATCATCATAGACACTGAAGGGGTGCCCTTTATGTAACAGGTTGCCCCTCATTCGGGCCTCGCGCAGGATAAGATCCTTGGTCTTGAAACTGTGACAACAGATGATTACTGGACGAGGACGTTGGCCCGGTCCAGGCACTGGGACAAGGGCGCGATGTGCACGGTCCAGCTGGGGGTCCGAAGCCAAAACATCCGATCCCATTGCATCCTTCAATAGCTTGGCGAAGAAGTCGGAGGGGCGAGATCCCGCCTCAACCCCCTCTGCCAGACCAACAACGCGAAGGTTATTACGTCTGGAACGGCCCTCCAGGTCGACCACTTTCACAGAAAGCCTCTGCACCCTACCCTGCAGTGACGAGCATAGCTTCTCTAACTCGTCGATCCTACCAGCGTTGAATTCAGAAGCTTTCTCAAGGTCCACAATACTCTGGCCCTGCGAAGCGACCGTTCGAATGGTGCTCTCGATTTTGGTGTCCAGTTCAGCAATAGTAGCCTTAAGATCCTCAGCTAAAGCAACACGTAGTTCTCCCAAAGCCCGGGTAAGTTCTGTAAGTGTCACGTTGTTGCCTGTGCCTTCCGCCATGTCTGTCTCGTTGTTTGGTGTGGAGTAGGCCTCCGATGTGGATTTATTGTCCTTTGGTCGCTTATTACTCGGCATTTTTTCACAGAAAGTTACAATGTTGTATTAGAAAGAAACGTTTGTTGTAAAAAGTATCATAAAGTAGGTTAAGTTAGATTATTTCGCAAAAAAGTTGCAGGAGCCTCTCACACACCGCCGTTCACTCCAACATGCTAGCTCCGCCccctccacaggtacacctccaattgactcaaatgatgtcaattagcctatcagaagcttttaaagccttgacaccattttctggaattttccaagctgtttaaaggcagtcaatttagtgtatgtaaacttctgacccactggaattgtgatacagtgaattataagtgaaataatctgtctgtaaacaattgttggaaaaattacttgtgtcgtgcacaaagtagatgtcctaactgacttgccaaaactatagtttgttaacaagaaatttgtggagtggttgaaaaaatgtgttttaatgactccaacctaagtgtatgtaaacttctgacttcaactgtatatcatttGATCATTGCCTGAAGGCAAGGGGTAGGGAAGCAACAGGTCCATGAATCCGATATGAACAGCCACCAACCACCAGAGAATGAAGAGAAGTGGGGTCACAAGTGAGAACTTAGAGGACCCAACAGGCAACAGAGCTCTAATCTGCCACTCAGTGACATGTTTCCACAGTCACAGGAGTGCAGCTGGTTGTCAGAGAGGTGACGCCATGGATGTGTAATGATAATTCATAAGTCTAAAGAGGAGTCTTCTAGGAGCAgcagttcactgactacaactCAGGTGAGGTAAAAGTGCACTGAGCAGCTTAGTCATGGGTTGATTGGAGGGATTCAGCACAGAGGTGTTCTGAAATGCATGTAGAGACTCAGTTATGCTATCAGGAGGAAGAAAGGGAGTTGAGTTGTTGCAGTTTATCATAACAATGATGAGGACAGCCACAGAACCTAATTCAAAGACATATAAAGCTATGATATACATTTCTGTTTAACCATAGAACTTGTCATTGCCCATTCAACTCCATGCTTAAAACCAACCGAAGTGCTCCCCCATGAGGACACTGAGAATACACAATGAAAAACAAAGTAGTTATGTACCCATAGGCATACGCATTTACTTCATTGAACGTACCATATTAAGGCCAACATTAAACAGTTAACCCCAACCTGACTACAGGTTGGGTTTATATTGTGTCAGAATTAAGTCTTATCGCAAATAAGAAAACAGAGGGTTTAGAATGTCACTTTATTTTTCAAACTATTGAGAGATGTTAAACACTGAACAAATAAAGATGTCCCAGTCAAAACTGACCAGATCCACATCAATCATCTTTAACATTTCTTTATTGCGAGCTGTGTTTGAGTGATATCGCAGTCTGCAATTTACCCATACTGGACCAGTGTTCACTAAGGACCATTGCTTCGAAAAAACGGTGCATATTCCAGCATTATCGGACATAGAATTTGGAATTGTCCCACACAAACCTAGCTCCAAGGACAGGAGTATTATGCGGAACAAATACAGATTCAAAGGCACATTGGTAGGGATGGATTTAGCGGCACACAGTCTGATCTTCGCCTATCTAAAGTCATGTTATATGTGGAGAACAGTGGCAATGCaagatgagaaaaaaaaaaaaaaaaaactacttctCTGAACTATCATGTTTGTCACATGGTAAAAGTTTAGAATGTGTGATGGTACCACAGCACTCTAGGTTTATGTAGTTAACAAAAAAAGCTAAAGAAACTATGCCTGTTCATTCACCATCATGCATGCTTCTCAATGAGTAGAACATTCCTGCAAAACAAACGCTTAAAAGATCGGAGGGAATTTTGACATGGATGTCAAAACTATGTACAAAACTTTGAACTTGCAGGTGTGGTGTATTTATCTACACGTAACTTTGTGTCAATTATGGAATTACAAAAGTTATCTACCACTGTATAACTAAATACAAAAGGTCTCATTTCTGTACATTCACTAAAGCTGTTCAACTTTAAAAATCTTGTGATGAAATTCCATAAGGCAAAATGATAGCTAAAGGAATGGTGACAAGTATAGTTCGCGCATACATTTCCGTATTTTCTTGTCCTCACAATTGTTTACAGTTTTAATGCATTAGCGCCCTctgttttgacatttttgctcACAGTTCTGCCTGGGTGAGGATTGCTAGGGGATATGGGAGGAAATACAAAATGTACATATAACAAACAATTAATTGAAAACGTAAACAGATTaaaagaaaatttaaaaaaatacttttagGATTGAAAAACACATTCAAAAACAGGCAAAATTTGTTATCAAGTATTTCCTCCCGGTAATAAGTGTATGATGGCATGGGTACATTAGaacagagtgaggagagagatgtgaggagcATGGAATGTTGGATAGCTAATGCGCAtcggccaataaaaagaaaagactgTGCAAAACAATGGTATGCCTCGTTTGCATTGCAGAACAGGTCAACATTATGTGATGCAAACAGAAAAGCTCTACAGGTTTTGTACATCTGTTTCGATAAACCTCCCAAAAAAACagaaaaggtcaaataaataGATGCATACATAAGAcattttataatttattttttatatatatgtcACATAAAGCTTCTTGTAACTGTCAAATTGGTGCCAGTATTCCACTTGCTGGACACATTCGGCTTTACCTGTGCTAGATGAACTCTTTCAACCCCTTCTGAGCATAACTGTGCCTCGACTGGACACCTAAACCCCAGCCAACCCTCAACTagaaccttagtttgcaattccTTGTTAGTAGCAGCACTGCAAACAGGGGCACATCTTTTCTGCAACTTTTATTTAAATCTTTGAAAGAAAATAAGAACTGAAACAGCAGCCCTTTAaccaacctttttttttttttttttaccaaaaccTCATTCGATTATCTCTGAGAGGGAGGCACGGAGGGAGTTTTGCAGTTCTGGCTTTCCACAACTCAATGGCTAAAAAAATTGTTTTCCTTCCTCTGtcaagtgacagagagagacactccaTCTACTCAGTCTAGGCAGACATATGGCAAGATGTTTAGTTTGCTCTCATCCCCGTGCGGATCCAAAGATATGCACTCCGTCCAGTCGTACCAAGTGCCCTTGGTGTCGCAACAACCGTTTACCCCTTGCCAGTGCTCCATATGTACTCTGTGGAGGTCCTCGTCAGTCAACTCCCGGCTCACCCCCGGTGTGTCCGTTACCGAGCTGTCCAGCTGCAAGACGTGGACTCCTCGCCTCGCCTCCCTAACGTCGCTCTCCTCCCGTTTCAGGTATTCTGACATGAAAAAGTGTGCGCCGGGGGCCTGGACCCCTGAGGATGTGAGCACGTTGCTCTGAAGGTTTAGGTAGGACTGGATGATGTCGTTTCGGGACAGCTCTTTCCAGTTAGTCTGTTGGAAGGGGCTGGGAGCGGGATGCTGCTGCAGGGGCAGGTGAGTCCTCTGCTGGGGCTCAGGGGGAGGTGGCCTTGGGGGTTCTTCCACCTGAGAGAGTTCTTTATGTACCATGGACTTGATCTGCCCCGTCACAGGGTCAAACGTTAGCCTGCGCTCTTTTAATCGCACAGGCCTCGTTTGGTCCTCTGTGTCCTGCCCCTGCAGGTTGACAGAGTAGTCCCTGGACCTGTACTTCTTCCTCTTTTTGCGGTCCGAGCTGGAGGCAGCGACTCCTGCCTCAGCCTTGACCACCActacagaggaggagggggtgggtcTCTGTAGTTCTGAGCTCTCAGAGTTGGTTGGGGCGGGCTGGGAGGTGGGAGGGAACACCGGCGGGGGTTCCAGTGTTGCAGCGTTGCGTGGGGGATGGCTGGTGACCTCCGAGGAGCCGGGCCAGTGCAGTGAGGCCCTATGGGCAGGGGGTGGCAGCCCATCCACATGAGACACTTCGGCTGGGGACTTTAAAGATTGGGACGACAGCAAGCGAGGGCTCCGAGCTGGGCTTGGGATAGTCCCTTTTGGTGCATATGTTGAAGAGCGCTTGGACATCGTCTCTTGCTTCATAGTTCGCGGACTCCGCAGACTTGATGAGAGACAGTGGGGGCTTTTGGCCTGATACTGCCCACCGCCTCCTTCGTCCAGCCTTGCCTGCTGCTGCAACACAGCAGTCTTGAGTAAAGAAGAAGTGCTAGGTAGTTTGGTGAGGCCCGGGGAGCTTGGGTGAGGCTTGACAGCATTGACAGGGATCCTACTATGTTTGTCATTCTCTAGGTGCTCTGTCCGTGCCCTGTCCGGCGATGGGGGAGCCTCAGGGCTACCTGCAATCCCAtttgtgggtggtggtggtggggtgttgtACATCTGCTCGTAGGGGGACAAGTTGGAGATTTTGGCCGCTAAGTGCACACTGTCCCTTTGCTCCCCTCTACGCTTTCTGCTGCTTGACTTCTCCGCTTTTGGCGAGTGGGTGTTGTGGACGTCATTTCTAGTTTTCACCTCTGGGACACCCTTGCTTGCCATTGAGACATCAGGGGGTGGAATGTCAGTCCGAAAGGGGTGGGCACTGCCATTGGCAGAGCCCGGGACACACACGGCCCCCCGCGATGGAGTCTCATTTTGCCCCGGCTCGATCAATTTCTGCCAGCTCCGCAAAAGCTTCTTGGCACGCTTGGCAAGGTCTTCATCCTTGGTCTGCTTCCTCACATCATTGATCAGTTTCCCTAAGCGAGTTTCCTAAGTTGgtaataaaaaataattttaaaaagtgGTTAACACCAGAATCCTTGTCACTGGGaacaataaatttaaaaaaacataaagCTTTGGGTCTTACCTCAAGAGCTTCTTTGGTGATAGGGAACTTCTCCAAATATGTGATAACTTCTAATACTGCCACCATATTGCAAATCTGCTGGAAGGAGCAAAAGTAGTGATCAGAACACAGAATTTGACACTATTGCTCAACAGTCAAGTCATTTAAAAAGATGGTGTCAAGCAACTGCAGTTACTAGCTAGCTGATGCGAGCTGGCCTATTACCTAGCTAGAGCTAAACGCTATGCTGGTTATCAACTGGCTAACAAGCAATCTGGCCAATTATTAGTGATGTTGAACGTTCAGGCTGCTGCACAGACACTATGGAAGTTCTAGTCTAGAGCGCCAGGTTAAATTGTGTTTGAGTgcataataatgagtgagaaataGGTGCAATAGCTTGGTGAGTGGGCAGCATATACTATCATCCTACATTTACATGTTGAATTATTTTGTCATAAAATTGTTTTATATTGTGCTAACTTCCCTAATGTGGACAGTTTGTGTTACACAAGCTTGTATTTTCACCACAAATTGAGTGTAATTACACCTTTTTACCTCAGATTGGCGATTGGTAATATAAAAGTTAGTCATCAAGATTACATTTACCAGACGCTCTTATGCAGGGAGATTTACAGATAGCATTCATttaactttccaatttgtaagtcgctctggataagagcgtctgctaaatgacttaaatgtaaatttaAAGACAGCtaagtgagacaaccacatatcaatgTCGTAAGgacatttctctctctcaatgataCTAAATCGATTGCTTTAAACAGATTCATATTTTTGGTTTGTAGAACTACCGGAGGTGATGATTTAAAATGATGCAGTCAAAAAAGTGTTGGGTTTCCTTTGGCTATCTACTGTAAAAACATTGTGGCACAAGGAGATGAGCTAATAAATGGCTACTACAGGTTCTCATctatgacaggtaggctatatgtAGTATACCCAAGATCGTTATGGTTTGTCCTTTAGAAGAACGCAAATAGTACATGTTGCTGTGGTTATTTTCCAAGATCCATTGATTAATATACAATATCAATGTGAACGATTCATTTGTGCGCACTACTGATTACAGTACAAGCCACTTGTAAATGTTGGTGTGAGTAGTTTATACGGTAGTAATTTAGCTAAATATATGTTCCCAACACATGTATGTGTACAGAGTAATTTTTGTTTTATCTTCAAAATAGCACAACCTATTTCGGCATGTTATGAATTTGGACATTTAAAATTGATATTTTGACACTGGACAACAAATAAAAAATCGATGACAACAGGAAGCAGCAACAGTACCATTTTCAATTGATGTTTTAGGAATATCAACAGGATTCTACTTGATCACATAAAAACTACTGAATGAGCCCAAAACGTGCTTTGATGTATTGATACAACTGAAATCGTGAAAATACGTTTATTTTTCCTACAATTATTTAAAGCATGATACAGTAGCTTGTTGCACATAACTAGCTACCGATACCTAAATTATCTTATCCATAGCTAGCTTGTTGCACATAACTAGCTACCGATACCTAAATTATCTTATCCATAGCAGGAAACACTGAATAAGATAGCCTGACAACTAGGTAACGTTACATGACATGAGGCTAGCCATGTTAACCTGACATGATGCTACTTataatcttagctagctaactagtttgCAGGTTGCAATGAGGAGTCAACTGTATAGCCATTGCAGCTAAGGTAGCTAGTACTGTAGCTAGGTAGCTTTCTACTAGTTAAGTTAACTAAGCTACCTAAACCTTATCTAAACACCTGGGTGATTTTGTTGACTAGGTATTGGATAACACATGTCATGTGATTAGCTAGCCAACTACTGTTAACTAGCTAAAATTGAACAGATAAACACTTGTTTGAAACAGAGGTTTCATTCGCTGGCTCATTGGCTAACTAGCCAAAGTTAGCTAATTAGTTCGGTGAAGGAATTAAAAAATAAGCTTGCcaataaataacaaaacaattTCGACCTCACTCAGTTTGACAAGTTAGCTAGCCAACCAACTAACGTTAGTTAAGTTAGGTACTTGGTAGCTATTAGCTTGTTATGTACTGTTAGCTACGCAACAACGTGTATGACGACGCGGGCGAGGAATGGGAGAAAAGTCCAGTGTCAAGTGGGCTAgatagttagctaactaacgttaggctAACGCTATTTTGTCTGATATCCATTTAGTGTATCAAGAGTTAAGCTAACTTGTTTTCAACATAGCTGGCTAAACATTACCCTATTGGCCAGGCTAGCAACGAAGTTAGCTACGTTAGCGTAGCAAGCTGGCTAGCTTTAACTACCTACTGTAGATAAGTCAGTAGCTAACTTAAGCTAGCAAGCAAGGTGTCAACTCACAAGCTTGTATTAATAgctataatgtatcagtggatATTTGGCATAATAATTTTAAATAAATATGACGGCAAGTATTCGTCCCGATAGCCACATCGTGTTGCTAGCTACTCACATTGCTGTGACTATCGATGGCCTGCAGCAGCCGGTCTCTCATCTGCTGCGGAGTTGCTGAGGCCGTTGTCATTGCCTGTTTGGTGCGATCCGGTGGACGGGGGAGGAATCCTCCAAAACGAATACTGTGGTACTTGCCGACACTCACGGGCCTTTATGGAGATATGCTAGATACTTGAGCCGCATATTTACCTAATGCCTGTACGCTTAAACGTTCGTATAATGTCACATTGATTCGGAGACGTGTATCGCCTGCTGCTGCCTCTTCGGCGCTCTGGAAACTCACCACCAGCTGCTGACTGCTGGATCATTCACAACGGCCTATTGCATTATGGGATGCAATGGACGCACACTTGACCCGCGCACGTAGCTAAACCTAAACACACCTAGGGTAAGTGAAGGCCTAGTGGGAAGGCCCAACTACTGTGTTTTCAATAACATTTGCTTACAATAACCTACTGTGAAAATAATTGGAGCTTATATTAAACACTACAAATGTAAGTGTTCAGTTCTAATTGTTCAGTGTTAACACAGTTGTGTGTTATGCCATTTTTTTCAATAGGAAGTTATTCCTACTTATGGTGCCTTTTGTGTATGACCCTGCATTGTATTGTTCTTATGCAATAAAAAGCTAAATTAGGTGAACATATGGTCCTATGGAAACCTCACTGGACTTGATTAGGTCAGTGATTATTTGTAGTCTAATAGTGTGGACTATTTACTGGCCCAAGCAGTTAAAATAGTTGTCAGCATTGCTTTCCTCCAAACTGTTGCTGAAATGTTCATTTGCTGGGCCTATACAGGATGTGACTAGAGGGGCCAGGGGAACCAGGTGAATAAGGTTCTTTCCAGCAACTCACCTGGGAAACTCCCAAAGATGTGAAAAAAAAAGCCAATTGAAGGGAACTAAATGCATTCTCTTTCTGAAAAGTTGATAAGTAGTTATTATATTTTAGCTGACATAAGACTTGAATGTGACCGCTTCAGGTACAATAGCTCtacaaatattattattattatcatcttaGTGCGTGAACATAATATTTGTACTCTCTACAGCCATTCTACCTCTCATGTTCACCAGATGGAGACATTGTACAACAATAAAACCATGGGCCAACAACATTCAGTGGGGTCAGTCACATTAATATgcttatttaaattttatttaatcTAATTTCATTTACAAATAGTAATGCAAAGTTACAAAGACTGAAGCCTTCACACAAGAAAAATACATTAGGTATGATTAGAATAGAAGCTTAACATCCGTTTTCAGTTATTTAGCACACATTTAATACAGCCCACTTGGATTTTTTGGTCTTTTTTTCCCGTTTTATATAAAAGCACAATTTAAAAGAACAAGATTTGATCCATTCATTTTAAAGGGTCAGCTCAACAAAAGTACAGGATTGCCAAGCTGTTCTGCTGAATGCTAGGATTTGCATATTCGATGAGCATAACTGTCCTGTTGCTGTGAGTACAGTAGGTGTAGTATCCAGACATTGcagttaaatacatttgcaacatttgAGTAATAGTACTGAAAAGAAAATACATTATATTACAATTTAGCTGCCGTTGTATGAGAAAGGGACCACTAGAGTGGGCCATCCCCCATTAAATGCACATATCAGAGGATTTctagttttgttgttgttgtggtaactATCCTGAATGATCAAACAATGATTATCTCCATTTCATCTGTCTGGTTGATTTTCCCTTTTTATATGTATTGCCActataataaataaaacatttacagacTTATATTGAGATCTGCATTTTATCCTACTGGAGATGCTTTGGGTGAGCAGGTTTTAGTCACAGAGTGTTTGCACATGGTTAACCTAACCTAGTCAGAGCTAAATACTTGCTAAAAGCAAAAAATATCACATCAATACTTTTTTTTACATCATAAGGAGATATTTACAAATTTCGTACCATGTAGAAAGAGTTACCTCAAGGTATCAAGCTGAAAATGTCAGTCACATGTCAGTCTTAATGCAGTAGGTTATGCAGTGAGAAATAAACTTAAGATAAAGCCGATTTATATTTTCCTCAAATATTTTCCTTTTCTAAATGTAAACAATTCATAGACAAGTGTACAGTTTTAAGTTTATGTAATTCTCAGTCTAACAAAACAAAAACGTAACTTTTGAGATGCAGTGGGAAATTAGAGTATTTGAAGAGTATTTCAACATTGACAGAAACACATTTTAGTGAAGGACAGATAACAATGTGCTCCAAAACAAGTGCATTACTGGAACTATAAATAAGAGTTAAAGGGACAATTTATGAACGTAATACTTTGTAAATACAGTTATTTATTTAGCAGCTATACAGCCTGGATCTGTC includes:
- the LOC139560545 gene encoding mediator of RNA polymerase II transcription subunit 26-like isoform X2, which produces MTTASATPQQMRDRLLQAIDSHSNICNMVAVLEVITYLEKFPITKEALEETRLGKLINDVRKQTKDEDLAKRAKKLLRSWQKLIEPGQNETPSRGAVCVPGSANGSAHPFRTDIPPPDVSMASKGVPEVKTRNDVHNTHSPKAEKSSSRKRRGEQRDSVHLAAKISNLSPYEQMYNTPPPPPTNGIAGSPEAPPSPDRARTEHLENDKHSRIPVNAVKPHPSSPGLTKLPSTSSLLKTAVLQQQARLDEGGGGQYQAKSPHCLSSSLRSPRTMKQETMSKRSSTYAPKGTIPSPARSPRLLSSQSLKSPAEVSHVDGLPPPAHRASLHWPGSSEVTSHPPRNAATLEPPPVFPPTSQPAPTNSESSELQRPTPSSSVVVVKAEAGVAASSSDRKKRKKYRSRDYSVNLQGQDTEDQTRPVRLKERRLTFDPVTGQIKSMVHKELSQVEEPPRPPPPEPQQRTHLPLQQHPAPSPFQQTNWKELSRNDIIQSYLNLQSNVLTSSGVQAPGAHFFMSEYLKREESDVREARRGVHVLQLDSSVTDTPGVSRELTDEDLHRVHMEHWQGVNGCCDTKGTWYDWTECISLDPHGDESKLNILPYVCLD
- the LOC139560545 gene encoding mediator of RNA polymerase II transcription subunit 26-like isoform X1, which codes for MTTASATPQQMRDRLLQAIDSHSNQICNMVAVLEVITYLEKFPITKEALEETRLGKLINDVRKQTKDEDLAKRAKKLLRSWQKLIEPGQNETPSRGAVCVPGSANGSAHPFRTDIPPPDVSMASKGVPEVKTRNDVHNTHSPKAEKSSSRKRRGEQRDSVHLAAKISNLSPYEQMYNTPPPPPTNGIAGSPEAPPSPDRARTEHLENDKHSRIPVNAVKPHPSSPGLTKLPSTSSLLKTAVLQQQARLDEGGGGQYQAKSPHCLSSSLRSPRTMKQETMSKRSSTYAPKGTIPSPARSPRLLSSQSLKSPAEVSHVDGLPPPAHRASLHWPGSSEVTSHPPRNAATLEPPPVFPPTSQPAPTNSESSELQRPTPSSSVVVVKAEAGVAASSSDRKKRKKYRSRDYSVNLQGQDTEDQTRPVRLKERRLTFDPVTGQIKSMVHKELSQVEEPPRPPPPEPQQRTHLPLQQHPAPSPFQQTNWKELSRNDIIQSYLNLQSNVLTSSGVQAPGAHFFMSEYLKREESDVREARRGVHVLQLDSSVTDTPGVSRELTDEDLHRVHMEHWQGVNGCCDTKGTWYDWTECISLDPHGDESKLNILPYVCLD